The window AACCCCAACGCCCGCAGGGTTCCCGTCTCCCGCGCGCGCTGGTCGGCGGAGAACCCGAAAAGCATCGCCGTCAGGGCCAGCGACGCGGCCGCGAGAAAAACGCTCATCCCGAGAAAGAGCTGCCCCAGGTCCGTGGATTCCTCCACCGCCCGCGCCGACTCCCGGCGCGCCGCCCGAACCCGCAGCCCCGCCGCCTCGGGATCGATCCGACCCCTCAGCGCCTCCGCGACCGCCGCCGCTTCCGCGGCCGGGTAGCGCACGGCCATCAGATCCCCGAAGCGATTCGCCCACATCGCGCGACCCGCCGAAAGCGTCACGATCGCCTTGGGCGTCTGGCGGTACGCCTTCCAATACGCCTCGTTGTCGGGATCCTTGAGCTTCTTCTCCTCCAGAGGCAGGCCGATCTCCCATTCTTCGCACCGGTCCACGTCCGTCAGTCCCGGAAACTCCGGCACGAGATCGCGCTCCGCGCCCAGCGCCTCCATCTCGAGCGCCGCCCGCACCGTAAACTCCCGTTCCCGCTCGACGAACGTGTCCCGGTCCGTGAGCTCCGAGTAGGCGACCTTGACGCGGCTTCCCGGATTCAGCGCGAGCCGGTCCGCCAGCCACCGGTTGACCAGGATCTCGTCGTCGCGGAGATCCGGCGGCACGGGGCTGAGCCGGCGGTCTTCCGACGGGGCGACCGCGACCATGAAGGAATAAGGCGTGGACCTTCCGTCCGGCGCGGAAATGGAGTTCACGAGGTAGGCCGACGCCCCGACCGCCCCCGGCCGGGCCCCGAGCGCCGCCTCCGCGACGGCCGGATCGAGGTAAATCCGCGGCGTCTGAAGCTGCGCGACCCCGTGCCGCTCATGGATCCGCAGGACGAGCCCCGCGTCCTCGATCTCCCACGCCCGGGCCAGCGCCGCCCGCACCTCCTCCGGCGCCGCGGCGGCCAGAAGGACGTTCGCCCGGCCCTCGAATTCGAGAAGCCTCTGAAGCGTCCCGAGCGAAACGAACGCGAGCGCCGGAGCGGCCTGGTCGGACTTGAGGCTGAACCGTCCGAAACGGGCGTCCGGCAGCACCGCGCGCACCCGGAACGTGCGGCGTCGCGTTTCCCGATCCTTGCGCGAAGCCAGCGGCGCGTCCCGCGAGAGAACGCCCGGCTTGTGAACCCGCAGGGCGATCTCGTCCCCTTCGCGCACCCCGAGGGCCGCGGCGAGCTTTCCGTTCAGCGCCGCCTCCCCCGGCTCCAGAGCGAGCTCGACGGGCTCCTCCGCCAGACGGAAGAACGCGCCGTCGACGCCGTAGACCTCGACACGGTTGACCTGGCGGCGCTCCGGCCCTTCCCGAAGCGCCATGCCCCGCACCTGGAGAGCCGCGGAGACGTCCGCGCCCAGCTCCCTCCGCAGGCGTTCCGCCAGACGGTCGCGAAAAAAACGGTTCCCCGTATCGAGCGCGGACTCCGTCCGTCCGAGCCGGAGCCGGGCCAGACGCCCCAGCGTCCACCGCACCGAATCGCCGACCGCCAGCGCCCCGACCAGAACCGCGCCGGAAAGCGCGCAGCCCAGAAGGGTTCCGACATGCGTCCGCCGGTGAAAGCGCAGACTCCGCAGGACGTACGTGGCGCGGTTCATGCCGTCGGCTATGCTACGGCGCTCCGCAAGACGGCGTCAACGTCAGGAACTTCGAATCGTGGACCTCTTCACGCCCCGTGAGGTACAGTCCCCTGTCGATGAGGAAGCTCCTGGGGGCGCTCCTGGTCGCCGCCGTCGCCGCGCTTCATCACGACGTCTGGTTTTGGAACGACCGGACGCTCCTGGGAGGCGTGCTTCCCGTGGGGCTCGCGTACCACCTGGCCTACACGGCGCTCGCGTCGGCGACGGTCTGGCTCCTCGCGCGCCTCCTTCGGGAGCCGCCGCGGAATGCGGAGCGGCCGCCGCCATGATCCCGACTCTCGTCGTCTTCGCGTATCTCGGGCTTGTCCTCTACCTGGGGATCTTCGCGTTCCGAAAGGGAAAGGAGTCGGGAGAGGACTTCTTCCTGGCGGGGCGCGGCCTGGGCGGAGCGGTGTTCCTGCTTTCCCTCTTCGGCTCCAACATGACGGCCTTCTCCCTCCTCGGGAGCTCCGGGCTGGCCTACCGCCTCGGCATCGGCGTCTACGGCCTGATGGCCTCCTCGTCGGCGCTCGTCATTCCGCTCACGTTCCTTCTCATCGGTCCCCGCCTCTGGTCCGTGGGGCGGCGCTTCGGCCACATGACGCAGACTCAGTTCCTGCGGGACCGGTGGGAATGCGGCGCCTTGGGGACGGTCTACTTCGCCGTGACGACGGCGATGTTCGTCCCCTACATCGTGATCGCGGTGATGGCCGGAGGCCACACCCTCGAGGCGATCAGCTCCGGCCGGATCCCCTATGCGCTCGGCGGGGCGATCGTGGCGCTGGTCGTCATGGGCTACGTCTTCTTCGGAGGCATGAGGGGAACCGCCTGGGTGAACGCCTTCCAGTCCGCCCTCTTTCTGGCCTTCGGAACGATCGCCTTTCTCGTCATCGTCCGGAGCCTCGGAGGGCTGGGGGAAACCCTGGCCCGGATCGCCGCGGACCCGAAGACGGCGCCGCTGCTCTCCCGGGAACGCATCCCGCCCCGCGAGTTCCTGAGCTACATGTTCATCCCGCTTTCCACCATCATGTTCCCGCACATCTCCATCATGTGCCTGACCGCCCGGGACCCCGGCCACTTCCGCCGGACGGCGGCGGCCTATCCCTTCTGCATTCTGGCGCTCTGGGCCCCCGCGGTCTTCCTGGGGGTCCTCGGCGCCGCGCGATTCCCCGGACTCGGACCCGGAGAATCCGATGAAATCATCGTCCGCCTGCTGAGGGAACACGCCGGACCTCTCCTTTCGGGGGTCCTCAGCGCCGGAATCCTCGCGTGCGTCATGGCGTCGGACACCCAGATCATGGCGCTCTCGACGATGTTCACCGAAGACGTTCTCGTCTACTACGGCGGAAGGAACCGCTTCGGCGACCGCGCCCAGGTCTGGGCCGGACGGGCCTTCATCGTGGGCATCACGGCGGCGGCCTACGCGATCGCGGTGGCGCTCCAGGACCGGGAAGGCATCTTCGAGCTGGCGGTGCGGTTCGCCTTCTCCGGCTTCGCGGCGCTTTCGCCCGTCCTCGTCGCGGCGCTCTTCTGGAAGCGCAGCACGAAGGCGGGAGCCTGGGCGGCCACGCTCTGGACGGCGGCCGGCGTTCTGGCGACGGCGTACCTTTATGCGATCTCGACGCCGGGGCGGCCCTTCCCCGTCCTGCCGGACGTATTCGCCCGCACGCCGGGAAACGTGACGATGGGGGGATATCTCCCGGTCGTCCCGATGGTGCTGGGCTCCGCGGCGCTCATGGTCGGGGTATCGCTCCTCACGCGTCCGCCTTCCGCCGCGACGATCGCGCGTTATTTCCCCTCGCCGCCGGACGCGCCGAATCCCGTCTAGCCGCTCGCCCTACTCCGGCAGCTCCTCGCGCTCGGGCTCCGTCATGAAGAACGAAAGCACGAAGTTCGCCAGGTACACGAAGAGCGCAATGGCGGCCCCCGTGTAGGCCAGGCGCGCCGCCCCGGACGTCCCCTGGGGGAAGAGCGCCTCGATCCCGGCCACGGTCTGCGCCACCCAGGCGAAACCGGTGCCGATCAGGCGCCCGCCGATGTTGGCCGCGAATCCCTCCCCCGTCCCCCGCAGGTGCACCGGATAGACGCGCGGCAGATAATTGCCCCAGAAGCTGAACTGGCCGACCGTCAGGACCCCCGCCAGGAAAATGCCCACGTACAGCAGGTCCAGGTCCCGCACCGCCGCATACCCGAAGACGAAGGGCATGACGACGAGGCCCGGCACGAGAAACACGCGGATGAGCCGGATGCGGCTGACGATGACCGTGGCCAGGAAGGCCAAAAGCACCCGTCCCGTGAGGCCGCCGATCTCCTGAACCGTCTGAACGCGGGCCGCCGTCTGCTGGCCCACGGCGCGGGCGATGCGCGGGCCGGCCTTGGCGCGCTCCTCCTCCAGGAGCTTGCGCCGCTCCTCGTCGGACTTTCCCTGCGTCTTCTCCAGAACCGGCGGCGATTCCAGATGGCGCCGGACCTCTTCCGCCGCGCGGGCCTTGACCTCCGGAAGATCGGGCACGATCTGCGGAATCTGCTGAATGGCGCCGAAGGCCGCCCCGAAGGAACAGGCGAACATGGCGGTGGTCACGAGCGTCGTGCGCCGAAGCTCGGGCGCGAACAGGGCCGCCAGGCTGGGACGCTTGAGGGTGCCGGCGGCCTTCTTGGCCTGCCACTTGGGCGACTCCGGAAGGAACGGCCGGATGAAGATGAGCGGCAAGGCCGGGATCAGCCCGCTCATGAGCGTGTACCGCCACGGCGCATGCGGATCCTTCACGGGGCCGAACAGGTTCCCGATGGCCGGCAGATCCGCCGCCCAGGCCACGGAGCGCTCGTAGGCGAGCGCGACCAGAAGCCCTCCCACGGAACTGAAGGCCTGCGTGTATCCCAGAACCTTCTCGCGCTGTTTGGGATCGTCGAACAGCTCCGCCAGCCACGCCACCGCCGCCACGAACTCCAGGCACACCCCCACGAAGACGAGGCACCGGAAGAAAAGAAGCATGCCGGGCGAGGTGGAAAATCCCGCGAAGAAGGCCGAGAACGCGTAAAGAAGGATGGAGAAAGTGAGCATCCGGCGGCGGCCCAGGCGATCGGTGAGATACCCGCCCAGGAGGCCGAAGATCCCGCCGGCGATGGCGGGCACGTAGAAAAGCGTCCGGGCCCAGTGCGCGTATTCCGCCGTTCCCGGCTGAAGCCCGGCCAGCTCCTGAAGCGCCGGCCGGAGAATCAACGGAAGCATCAGAAGCTCGTAGATGTCGAAGGCGAACCCGATGACGGCGATCACGCAGATCAGCCACTGGGTGCTTGTGAGCCTCGGACGGGGGCCGTCGGTCATCGGACGCTCCTTGAAGGTTCGGGAATCGGAAACGGCTTAATTCTAGTACGGGCGAATCCGTTTCCGAACACTCGGAATTTCGTCGCGGCGTACTGGTAATGAAACGTCCGCCGCGTTATGTTGGGGATCCGATCCTGGCGTGAGGCGATGAACATGAGATTGAGCTTGATTCTCGGGTTGTCCCTCCTGGCGGTCCCGGCCCAAGGCTCGGGCGATTCCGGCCCGGAACGCGTGCGCGGCTGGCTGCACTGGCGCGGCCCCCAGCAGAACGGCACGTCCCTCGAGAAAGGCCTTCCGGACCGCTGGGAACTCGGAGGGGTCAACGACCTCTGGTCGATCGACCTGCCCGGACGCGGCACGCCCGTCCTCGCCGACGGCCGCCTCTACAGCTGGGGCTACCGCGGGGAAGGCCCGGACCTCCGGGAGGTCCTCGTGTGCCTGGACCCGGCCACCGGAAAGGTCCTCTGGGAACATTCCTTCCGCGACTTCCTGAGCGACGTCGTCTACGACCGCTACTCGATCGGCGCCCCCACGGTGGACGCGGAAACCGGAAACGTTTATCTCGTCACCTCGCCGGGACTCTTCGTCTGCTTCACGCGCGACGGCAAGCTCCTCTGGCGCCACTCGCTCATGGAGACGTTCGGCCGCAACACGTACCCCAACGGCCGCACCGGCTCGCCCTGCATCGAGGGCGATCTCGTCATCGTCCGCGGGGTGACGGCCAACTGGGGCTCCCAAGGGCCGCCCCGCGACCGCTTTTACGCCTTCGACAAGCGGACCGGCGAACCCGTGTGGGACGCCACGCCGTGCCTGGGGCCCCCCTACCTCAAGGACAGTTCCTTCTCCACCCCGGTCTTCGACACCTGGGAAGGCCGCCGCGTCTTCTACGCGGGCATCGGCTCCGGAGCGATCGTGTGCGTGAACGCCTGGACCGGCGAGACGCTCTGGCGCTCCCAGCAGATCGTCGGCGGCATCAACGCGTCGGTTGTGGTTCACCAGGGTAAAGTCATCGCCATCCACAGCGGGCAGTGCTTGGACTCGACCGAAACCGGCCGCATGGTGGCCGTCCGGATCCCGGACGCTTCCCGGATCGAGCCGGGCAAACCCCTCGAGCTCGACGCCAAGGACGAAGCGTGGCGTCTGCCGCTGTGCATGTTCACGAGCTCGCCGACGCTGGCGGGCGACCGGCTCTACCAGGTGGTCGAGACGGGCGAGCTGTACTGCATCGACGCCGCCAAAGGCGCGATCCTGTGGCACAAGAAACTCGGTCCCAGCCAGCTTCACGCTTCGCCCCTCTGGGCCGAAGGACGCCTCTACGTGCCCATGGAAAACGGTTCGTTCTGGATTCTTCGCCCCGGCGACACGGACGCGGAGGTGCTCTCCCGGGTGCAGCTGGCCGGCGCGTGCCTGGGCGCCCCGGCCGCCTGGAACGGCAAGGTCTACGTCCATACGACGAAGAAGCTCTACTGCTTCGGCCGCCGCGAGGACAACGCGCCGGAAAATCTCCCCGCGCCCCCGCCCGAGCCGCAACTTCCTCCCCCCGGACCCGCCGTGCGCCTGCAGATCGTCCCCAACGAGGTGCTCCTGCGTCCCGGTCAGAAGGAGACGTTCCGGGTCTTCGAGCTGGACGCCAAGGGCCGGAGGATCGGGCCCGCGAAGGGACCGGTGTCGTGGTCGAAGTTCGTTCCGCCCACCGCGCTCGTGAAGGCCGAAATGGAC of the Planctomycetota bacterium genome contains:
- a CDS encoding DUF3311 domain-containing protein, whose amino-acid sequence is MRKLLGALLVAAVAALHHDVWFWNDRTLLGGVLPVGLAYHLAYTALASATVWLLARLLREPPRNAERPPP
- a CDS encoding sodium:solute symporter family protein, whose protein sequence is MIPTLVVFAYLGLVLYLGIFAFRKGKESGEDFFLAGRGLGGAVFLLSLFGSNMTAFSLLGSSGLAYRLGIGVYGLMASSSALVIPLTFLLIGPRLWSVGRRFGHMTQTQFLRDRWECGALGTVYFAVTTAMFVPYIVIAVMAGGHTLEAISSGRIPYALGGAIVALVVMGYVFFGGMRGTAWVNAFQSALFLAFGTIAFLVIVRSLGGLGETLARIAADPKTAPLLSRERIPPREFLSYMFIPLSTIMFPHISIMCLTARDPGHFRRTAAAYPFCILALWAPAVFLGVLGAARFPGLGPGESDEIIVRLLREHAGPLLSGVLSAGILACVMASDTQIMALSTMFTEDVLVYYGGRNRFGDRAQVWAGRAFIVGITAAAYAIAVALQDREGIFELAVRFAFSGFAALSPVLVAALFWKRSTKAGAWAATLWTAAGVLATAYLYAISTPGRPFPVLPDVFARTPGNVTMGGYLPVVPMVLGSAALMVGVSLLTRPPSAATIARYFPSPPDAPNPV
- a CDS encoding MFS transporter, which encodes MTDGPRPRLTSTQWLICVIAVIGFAFDIYELLMLPLILRPALQELAGLQPGTAEYAHWARTLFYVPAIAGGIFGLLGGYLTDRLGRRRMLTFSILLYAFSAFFAGFSTSPGMLLFFRCLVFVGVCLEFVAAVAWLAELFDDPKQREKVLGYTQAFSSVGGLLVALAYERSVAWAADLPAIGNLFGPVKDPHAPWRYTLMSGLIPALPLIFIRPFLPESPKWQAKKAAGTLKRPSLAALFAPELRRTTLVTTAMFACSFGAAFGAIQQIPQIVPDLPEVKARAAEEVRRHLESPPVLEKTQGKSDEERRKLLEEERAKAGPRIARAVGQQTAARVQTVQEIGGLTGRVLLAFLATVIVSRIRLIRVFLVPGLVVMPFVFGYAAVRDLDLLYVGIFLAGVLTVGQFSFWGNYLPRVYPVHLRGTGEGFAANIGGRLIGTGFAWVAQTVAGIEALFPQGTSGAARLAYTGAAIALFVYLANFVLSFFMTEPEREELPE
- a CDS encoding PQQ-binding-like beta-propeller repeat protein, whose translation is MRLSLILGLSLLAVPAQGSGDSGPERVRGWLHWRGPQQNGTSLEKGLPDRWELGGVNDLWSIDLPGRGTPVLADGRLYSWGYRGEGPDLREVLVCLDPATGKVLWEHSFRDFLSDVVYDRYSIGAPTVDAETGNVYLVTSPGLFVCFTRDGKLLWRHSLMETFGRNTYPNGRTGSPCIEGDLVIVRGVTANWGSQGPPRDRFYAFDKRTGEPVWDATPCLGPPYLKDSSFSTPVFDTWEGRRVFYAGIGSGAIVCVNAWTGETLWRSQQIVGGINASVVVHQGKVIAIHSGQCLDSTETGRMVAVRIPDASRIEPGKPLELDAKDEAWRLPLCMFTSSPTLAGDRLYQVVETGELYCIDAAKGAILWHKKLGPSQLHASPLWAEGRLYVPMENGSFWILRPGDTDAEVLSRVQLAGACLGAPAAWNGKVYVHTTKKLYCFGRREDNAPENLPAPPPEPQLPPPGPAVRLQIVPNEVLLRPGQKETFRVFELDAKGRRIGPAKGPVSWSKFVPPTALVKAEMDASFNDQGELVVAPDAKASAGSWKATAGNLTGTMRGRVVVRPPYREDFESFSLTEDHPREGVKFAYPPLPWIGGRFRWEVREKDGSKVLAKTTDNPFLSRALTFIGHPEESNYTLTADFMSDGNRRGMGEMGLIHQRYLIRLKGNEDKIEVNSNVERLRASAPFALLPKVWYRLKTRVDVGPDGVGMIRAKAWKRDDPEPAAWTIEVRHENAHRNGVPGLYGFSSQPAFRVYVDNIRIDPNE